The following are encoded together in the Gossypium raimondii isolate GPD5lz unplaced genomic scaffold, ASM2569854v1 Contig00255, whole genome shotgun sequence genome:
- the LOC105794402 gene encoding myosin-binding protein 2, producing the protein MAANKFATMLHNNTNRVTLVLAYALLEWVLILLLLLNSLFSYLIIKFADYFGLQRPCLWCTRLDHIFDPSKYNNSYRDLVCDGHANEISRLGYCSSHRKLAESRDMCEDCLSSSRSDCCDLSKKLAFFPWMKQVGLIQDGGDKVMENSEENCKCSCCGVMLEKKWNFPYLLIKPSWEVLDYPQKGNLITEDGGFDNVEDEGNASDGAKSDVLADFQEDKQRVEENNRVEILSHGDEDEDGGEGVGEELGKEEEFSCFISSFDCNQMAANEDDFILEKDLVSMEEEKEGNLNVLMDGPELTQVACSKDESPEIQPKHLEFYIEGDGCHLIPIELMASVGVESQRIYNFREEDEGIAGNGDVILDFDMHCGTPLELVVENSCSSGEKVVLISPHESEDETSVAVVELMESKELKESFSTHAREEDEQVPLNEADEVQGNAATGEREMSVDVNQVSDEQNDEIEAEVSIGTDIPDHEPIEDIQLQHLFDEFTHENPSTTTQLHVDVDNGSKNAEEETIQFKTMTVETCDQAIKIHLSVPSESNEIEDDKVLDTPTSLDGIHQLHKKLLLLEKRESGTEDSLDGSVFSDIECGDGVLTVEKLKSALKAERKALNDLYTELEEERSASAVAAHQTMAMINRLQEEKAAMQMEALQYQRMMEEQSEYDQEALQLLNELMVKREKEKAELEKELEIYRRRVQDYETREKMIMLRRRKNESTRSATSGTCSNAEDSDSPSVDLNQEPKEEDSFGNHQEDSRQNTPADAVLYLEESLASFEEERLSILEQLKVLEEKMVSLNDEELHFEDVKSIELLYEENGNGFHGISDFTYETNGVTNGHFEGANRKHHLEKKLMAANAKRLLPLFDAADAEIEDGLLNGHGKGFDSVVLQQNSPANSELESKKLAIEEEVDHVYERLQALEADREFLKHCISSLRKGDKGIYLLQEILQHLRDLRSVDLRVRSIGDTVI; encoded by the exons ATGGCAGCCAATAAATTTGCAACCATGTTGCATAATAATACAAACAGGGTCACTCTTGTTCTTGCATATGCATTGCTGGAATGGGTTCTCATCCTTCTTCTCCTTCTcaattctctcttttcttaTCTGATCATCAAATTTGCTGATTACTTCGGTCTTCAAAGGCCTTGCCTTTGGTGTACTAGGCTTGATCATATCTTTGACCCATCCAAGTACAACAATTCTTATAGGGATCTTGTTTGCGATGGTCATGCCAACGAGATTTCTAGACTGGGTTATTGTTCATCTCATCGGAAACTAGCCGAGTCTCGAGATATGTGTGAGGATTGCTTGTCCTCGTCACGGTCGGATTGTTGTGACTTGTCAAAGAAGTTAGCTTTTTTCCCATGGATGAAGCAGGTCGGTTTGATTCAAGATGGTGGCGataaagtgatggaaaatagtGAAGAGAATTGCAAGTGTTCTTGTTGCGGTGTCATGTTGGAGAAAAAGTGGAACTTTCCTTATCTCTTGATTAAGCCTTCTTGGGAGGTTTTGGATTATCCCCAGAAAGGTAATTTAATTACTGAAGATGGAGGATTTGATAATGTTGAAGATGAAGGCAATGCTTCAGATGGAGCCAAGTCAGATGTTTTGGCTGATTTTCAGGAAGATAAACAAAGGGTTGAAGAAAACAATAGAGTTGAGATCTTGTCTCATGGTGATGAGGATGAGGATGGGGGTGAGGGTGTTGGAGAAGAACTGGGAAAAGAGGAGgagttttcatgttttatttctAGTTTTGATTGCAATCAGATGGCTGCCAATGAAGATGATTTCATTTTAGAGAAAGATCTGGTATcaatggaagaagaaaaagaaggaaactTAAATGTATTAATGGATGGCCCTGAGTTGACTCAAGTCGCTTGTAGCAAAGACGAGTCTCCTGAAATTCAACCTAAGCATCTGGAGTTCTACATTGAAGGGGATGGTTGCCATTTGATTCCAATTGAATTGATGGCTTCTGTTGGCGTGGAAAgccaaagaatatacaatttTAGAGAGGAAGATGAAGGTATTGCTGGTAATGGAGATGTTATTTTGGACTTTGATATGCATTGTGGGACACCATTGGAACTGGTAGTGGAGAATAGTTGCAGTTCAGGAGAGAAAGTGGTATTGATTTCACCCCACGAGAGTGAGGATGAAACCAGTGTTGCAGTGGTCGAATTAATGGAGTCTAAGGAGCTGAAGGAGAGCTTTTCAACGCATGCAAGAGAGGAAGATGAGCAAGTTCCTTTGAATGAAGCTGATGAAGTTCAAGGAAATGCAGCAACAGGAGAAAGGGAAATGAGTGTAGATGTTAATCAAG TTTCTGATGagcaaaatgatgaaattgaagcaGAGGTCTCAATAGGGACAGATATCCCTGATCATGAACCAATTGAAGATATTCAACTGCAACATTTGTTTGATGAATTCACACATGAAAATCCCTCCACCACTACTCAATTGCATGTAGATGTTGATAATG GCTCCAAGAATGCTGAAGAAGAAACAATACAGTTTAAAACTATGACAGTTGAGACATGTGACCAAGCAATAAAAATCCATTTATCAGTACCTTCAGAGTCTAATGAGATTGAGGATGATAAAGTTCTTGATACACCAACCTCTCTGGATGGTATCCACCAGTTGCACAAGAAGTTGCTATTGCTCGAAAAAAGAGAATCGGGAACGGAAGATTCATTGGATGGAAGTGTTTTTAGTGACATTGAGTGTGGTGATGGAGTACTGACTGTTGAGAAGTTGAAATCAGCATTAAAAGCTGAAAGGAAGGCTTTAAATGATTTGTATACCGAACTTGAGGAAGAGAGGAGTGCTTCTGCTGTAGCAGCACACCAGACAATGGCAATGATAAATAGGCTTCAAGAAGAAAAGGCAGCAATGCAGATGGAAGCCTTGCAGTATCAGAGGATGATGGAAGAACAATCTGAGTATGACCAGGAAGCTTTGCAGCTTCTTAATGAGCTTATGGTCAAGAGGGAGAAAGAGAAGGCGGAGCTTGAGAAAGAGCTTGAGATATATCGCAGGAGGGTGCAGGACTATGAGACCAGAGAGAAAATGATAATGCTGAGAAGAAGGAAAAATGAAAGCACTAGGAGTGCTACTTCTGGTACTTGCAGCAATGCTGAGGACAGTGACAGTCCATCAGTTGATTTGAATCAGGAACCAAAGGAAGAAGACAGCTTTGGGAACCATCAGGAGGACAGCAGACAGAATACCCCTGCTGATGCCGTTCTGTATTTGGAGGAGTCGTTGGCTAGCTTTGAGGAAGAGAGGCTATCGATTCTAGAGCAGCTCAAAGTATTGGAAGAGAAAATGGTTTCATTGAATGATGAGGAGTTACATTTTGAGGATgtaaaatcaattgaattatTGTATGAAGAGAATGGCAATGGCTTCCATGGAATTTCTGATTTCACCTATGAAACAAATGGGGTTACCAATGGTCATTTTGAGGGAGCAAATAGGAAACATCATCTGGAGAAAAAGCTGATGGCTGCAAATGCAAAGAGACTTCTCCCACTTTTTGATGCTGCTGATGCAGAAATCGAGGATGGGTTACTGAATGGACATGGAAAAGGATTTGATTCTGTTGTCTTGCAACAGAATTCACCCGCCAACTCCGAACTAGAGAGCAAAAAGCTGGCTATTGAGGAAGAAGTGGATCATGTTTATGAGAGACTACAAGCACTTGAGGCAGATAGGGAGTTCCTAAAGCATTGTATTAGCTCCTTGAGGAAAGGAGATAAAGGAATCTATCTTCTTCAAGAAATTTTACAACATCTTCGTGATTTACGGAGTGTGGATCTCCGAGTAAGGAGTATCGGAGACACCGTTATATAG